One Pseudomonas hygromyciniae genomic window, CTCGTCCAGCTAATTTGAGTTCTTCGAAAATTAGCAGCGCAAACGACATTGCAGCCTCGTCATCTTCGTGAAGGTTGACGATTACGATCGGGAACCGGTCACCATCGTCAGAATCCGGCCGTGCAATTGCGACGGTCTGAATTCCCCAGGAGTTACCGTCGTCGAAGGGCTCCACAATAAATCGGATCAGACGGATGATCCTACCGTTACGAATCAACTGGATTAGGTCGCAACAGAACAAATCTGTTTGGTTCTGCGGACAAAGTCTGCTGGCTGTCATTCTGTAGCTGCTCCCTTGATGTGTCTGAATCCTGTCAGCACTGCATAGAATCCCAAACTTCACCTTTCACATTGGTATGAGCAGTTTTAAAGGAGTGCGGGTGCATTCTGTGCTCCTGGTTGGGAATGGTTGAACGGCTTCGTCATAGATCAACAGCGGGGGTGTGAAAATGTCGAAAGGAAATCGCCTGTTCCGGGGGCCTGAAAGTCATGCTGCGGAAAAACTATCCAGGGATGCACTAGCGCCATTTCTGAAAGATAGAGGCTACGTTGTCATTGACGACAAGCGAATTCAAACGGGCGTAGCCACGCAACAGTTCATCGTCACCCGCACTCCTGATGGCCAGGTACTGAGTATGCGCGTCCGACTGTGCTGGAGGCGCGATGGACGAAATCCCAACGAGAAGAACTACTCAGCGGCTCAACTGGCGGCGCATCTGCGGTCGGGCGGATGGGATGCGACACTGGAGCACATCACCACCCGAGACACAAAGCGTGGGCTCACTCACAATCTGCTTTTACAGCGTGACGGAGGCGCAATTATCTTTGCCGCGCTCATTCCTATCGAAAGTCTCCACGATATCTGGAACCGCCAGCGAGAAGTCAGCGATGACTTACAACGCCGTGGCTTGAAGGGGCGAGCTCGGAAGAATCACGCACAAAATGGCACTAGCCCGACCCTATGGTTGCAGGATGACCGGACACCTGACGGACACGAGGTCGCCGATGCGCTGTGGCAGTGGCCCGGTGTGATCGATTTAGCCCAGCTTACTCCCCATGCAGTGAGGCCGGTACTGGTCGATGACACCTATGATGACTGCCCGACGCCGGACTACTCGACTCTGGGCCGGGATGAAGGCGAGCGTGTGCCCGTGCTTCGTTCGGAGGTTCGTCGCGATCCGCATGTACGTCGAGCTGTACTTGAAAGGGCCGGGTTTGCGTGCGAGCGTGAGAGTTGTGGTAAGAGCCGGGACTTCCCTGGCTTCCTGGATGTTCATCACATCTTAGGGGCCGAGAAGTCAGATCGTGTTTACAACTGTGTGGCCTTGTGCCCGTGCTGTCACCGCGAAGCGCACTATGCACCATATGCGGATGACCTCAACATGCAGCTACTTACATACGCCAAGAGGTTCGGCTGAACCACTCCACAGTGTGAGGGCCTCTACACCTGTGGGGCCAATGGATTAAGCGGCGGGAGGCAGTCCTCAAACTGTGTCTGGATAACTCGCATCGGCTTGATGCAGCAATCATTGCCAGTGAGGATCGCCGCGAGCATCCCCGTCATTGTCATCAATCCGTTGGAGTTCCGCAGAACTTGCAGTACGAGTTGGGTAGGATAGCCCTCCAGGTGCCGACGCAGCGGGTGAATGCCGCTGTGCACATAGGAGTTCATCGCCGACCAGGAAACGTCTTTGAACTGGATCAGCATAGATGAAGCCCCGACCGGAGCCTTCTTCACGATAGCCTCCATCATCTCCCCAATTTGGGGGAGTTTATTGGCTACCCGCGCGCTTTCCTCTGTCAGCGGTGCCATGAGCTTTTGGATGGCCAGGTCACTCGCAGCGTACAACATCCACATTGCCTTGGTGTGAGCTTCAAACTGGAGGCGTAGCGTCGACATAGCGGTGGTTGGACTGCCATGCTCGAACAGGATGCGTAGTGCCTGAGCGTGTTCTAGGGCGATTCCACAGGCAATCATTGCAGCCTCAAACCGCTCGCCGGGGTATGTGGGTTCGTCTTCGAGCAGTCGCAGGATCTCAGCCTGTAGAACAGCCGAGCGGGTGAGCATTTCCTCAAGCGGCATATTGCACTTCACTTATACGGTAGACAAAACCAGTATAGGGGCTGCTGGAACAGCCTCAAGGCGTACTTTTTCCGAACTTTGTAGGTCCCCTCCATGGTGCATGCAATACCACCCCTTCACTTAGTTTCGTGTAAATGGACTCAATCCCCTCGACTCTGGTTAACATGGTTGAGTTAGGTCTTAGGGTTGCCTCGATAAGGCCCTGAGTGAAGGGGTGGTATTATGTGGGGATCGGTATGACTCAATCTATTGTCTTGGCGTTCGAACGTCTCACTGCCGCGGTGACTGCCTTAAACGCAAAGTGGCCATCCCTTGTAGTAGCGGGGAGGGCTTGGCGAATCCCGCTTCTATCAGAGCAAAAAACTCCTTCTAATATCGCAGTTCAAAGCATCACAGGAATGGAAGCCATTACGGCGGCTATAACGGCATTTGGAGAGTTCGAACGTGATCTTGGCCAGGCTCCAGGAACCGTTATGCGCTTACCTGGTTACTTCGTGCTGTCAGGGTCGGTACTGGAGGAGGGAAGGGCAGTGAACCGCTGCAAGACCGCCTTGATGGAAGCGATCGAAGCTGAACGGGAGCTTCGCAACGTTGCTGTCAGCCGCCGCTCTCACATCATGCGCCAAGCCTTGGGTAAAAATTTCTCTCTCAATCAGCTCAAACGGGCAATCCAGGTCTTTGACGCTGCGCCAAGACAGATCACTTTCACCTGGGCCGGCCACACCTCAGGAAAAGAGCGTGTGACTGTCGCGCACGCGCGCGAGCTGCTGCTCGAGGAAGCTCATGAGCGATCTATGGCCACCGGTGAGCCTGTAGAAAGTAGTCCGCAGTGGGTCGATCTGCGCAGCATCGCGAACATGGCTGAAACTGACTTATTGGATGTGCCAAAGCAAATCGCGCCGCATCCGCGGGCAATGCTGTGGTTTTCAGAGAGCAGCCGCTATGACGCAATGCTGCACGCTAACCTTCCGTTTTTCGTTTTGGATGGGCAAAGCGTTGCGAGGGTTGTTTCTCTCAAGAATTTTGACCGAGATCTACGATCGGCAAGACGCTTCGACATGAAACAGCGGACGCCGGCACTCCCAGGAGGTCGATTTTTTGTTGCTGCGCCCGAGGATGAATGTGGAGACCCGAAATCTGATGCAGTAGACGCCGTGACCTCGACTTACCGAGAGTCGATAAGAACGAAACCGGCCGACTGAAAAATCCAGAAATATCAATATGTTACAGTTCGTTGAATGGTTGTTATGTTAAACGACAATTACCAGAACGATTCTAATATCTAAATGGAATATGTTGCAGGAATGTATACCTATGAGTATCGAAACCACCCGAAAGCCTGCTCCGACGCTGTTAACTGAGCCGCTGACCCTGACCCTTGATCATCTGACGCTGGGCGATCTGAATGCCTACCGCCAGGCGACCCACGCCGAACAATGGCCACCAGCAGATCTGAATGGGGATGAGCGGAAATTCTACATCGAGCAGCAGCAGAAATTTGCGGCCGAAGCGGCATTGGGGCTGGCCCTATTCCTCAATGATCAAGTCGCACGGCAGCTCAGCGAGCCGATCGAGGAATAGTTCGGTGAAAACTCAATCAGCACATGATCAACACCCTTTGTTTCTTGCTGCGATGGTGCAGTTGATCGCCGATGTTCCTGCAGTTGTATGGATTGTTGCCGACTCGTGGGTGCGATGCGAGAACTGTGAGTACACGATTGGTGCTGACTAGCCTGCGACACGTGAACAGGTTTGCCAACTTCTGATAGACGCGGACTGGAACGCTCAGCAGTGGCTAAGCGACTGACCAAGGGAAGGAAACGTGTTCTTCACCGTCCTCACCGTCCGTTCGAAGCAGATCGAAATCAAAGCAGCTAGACGCTTTCGATGGCTACCCGGTAGGGACTTCTCCGCACCAGGTCACGTATTGATGAATTGGCTGGGTGTGATGGTGTTCACCGAGCCAGCCCGCCCAAAGCTGGATGCATAGGAAAATCAGAAAATGCCACGGAATAGCGAATACGGAAATATGCCGAAATATGCGTAGCTGGTAATGATTGCATGATTGCCGGTCGCAGGCACCTGGGTGAAGACAATGGAGGTGATGGCCTGCTCATAGCCCCTCCCGGGTTAGTCCGCTGAATGCGCTCAATATTCATACAGTCGCTGCCAGGTGTTGTCGGTTTCGAGTCGGTAATCGTGGGTTCGATAGTAATGTGCTGAAGATGTGAGCCATGCCTACACGACTATTTTGGCATAACATGTCGGTAAAATTTTCCGGCCCGCATGAGTCACGCTCTATCACCAAAAGCGCACCAGTCAAATAAGGACAAACATGAATATATGCAAGTGTTTGCAATGCAATACATGCGGAACGAAAATCGATTGCAGAATCGGCATGTCTAATAGAGATATACAGCCATTCCAGTTCGCCTGCCCAAATTGCGAAGAGCGTATTTCTTTCGTATTTGGTCAAGAAGATGGTGAGTTACGTGGCGCCAATGAGTTGATCATAAAGCCTAATGAACTTTTCAATGGCGAAAACCCATTTATTGATCTCCATCTAGACTTCCCCGTCTACTTTGGGAAATATGAAATGGGCATGACAACTTTCATGAGGGTAACAAGGGAAATAAGCTTAGATGCTTACCGCCACTTGAATCTCCGCTTGGACATGTTGAACCGACTCTATCCAATGCAGCATGATTTGAGAAGTGTAATTACGCAATTCAAACGCGGAGACATAGATAGCTTTGAAAAAACCTGCGCCAGGTTACCTGGAGTCAATCTAAAATCGCATAAACAGCAAGATGTGCTAGCCGCTCTCTATTCAGCAACATCTATTATGTCATCGCCATTTACGATTCACGGAGTCAACGCCGAAATAAGTGAGGGAGCACCCCAGATATGCAGATGGTTACATGAAAGCCACCCGGACAAAACGCTGGAATTTATCGAAGAAATTCTAGCCAATGAATTTCTCAGAAATCTGCATAATGATTGCCTATCCCTTTATCCCAAGCTAATTTCTATGGATTTGCCGTTCAGATCAGCCTTTTTTTACGACTACGCGGACAACGATAATATTGGCCGTAATCCTGCCAGAATCTCTACCGCTGACTTCGATGTTTGCAGCAATTATTACAAAGATTTGTCTGAGGTTTTCGCCCGTCAACTTACTTTCTTGGCGGGCTTGAACAACCTTATGAAACGTGGGGATAGCGACCAATTCGAGCCCTCCCTTAAAGTGACTACGCTGGGTAAAGCAAGGCTAGATCTGGTTTCTTTGAATGCGTTCGCTAACGTAGACCTAGGAAACAAACTACGCTTTATCGACGATTGTTTTTACAAAATAGACACATCAGCAATTGATAACAAGCTAAGAAATGGCATAGCTCATTACAAGTACGACTACAAAGAATCAACGCAAACCATTACTTACTACCCTAGCAGAGAAGGGATGAGTCGAGAGAAATACCACGAAACGTCATTTATGGAGTTCATGAGGAAGTCTCTATTACTCTTTAGGGAAGTTCATAACGTGAATCACATCATCAAGGCGGTGCTTTTTTTATTGTGTATTGATTCTGAAAAAAGAGATATAAATTAACGTCAAAATCTATGTTAGGAGTGAAAAAACCCAAGCATGGCTTGGGTTTGAATGAGCGCTAGGTGACTAGGTTCTAGGTTTTTTGAATGACCTATTGTTCATCGTTTTTCTTCGGGATTATCCATTCCCTCCGGCCTGTCGGGAGTAACTGCATTCTTCGGAAAAACTCCAGCCGAACGTAACTCAGCCTCGATCAAATCGTTGCGACGCTTCATTTGCTCAACGATCCGTTCGCCAACCCAAAAAAACCCAATTGCTATAGCCATGAGCCCTATCCAGATTTGCGTACTTGCTACTATTTCCACCGAGCACCTCATTTTAGTCGGGCGTTTAAATCATTACGTTGAACCGCAGCTGTCGCAGATTCAGTGAAGCTTAGAGGTGGCCATTTTGGCAGTTTCCTCGCTCAATTTGACTATGCTCTCAGCATTTCACATGGCTTACAAAACCCAAGCCCACATCCAGTCCGTGCTGCATTGCAATCACGCTTTGGGGGGAAATGGAGGTATATCTTTTCCTTTCGGATCAGCCGCGGCATTCCATGACCACCACCCTGCATCACCGTACTCCTGGTTGTACCAAGCTGTTTTAATGGCCTTCCGTTCTAGGTAGACAGGAGTGCTCATGCCGAACACTTCCAGGGGAAGATCTTTGCCCGTATCCAAAAGCCAGAAGTCAGGAAAAACCTCACTTTCATCAGCGTCATAACGCAATGGTTTATCAAAGCTGCGGCCGGATGCGTGGAGTTTGCTCTCTATCACGGCTTCGTAATCTGAATCGACGGGAATCCAGCGTTCAGTTACCTGCATCAGCGCCACCTCAACGACATCAACTCGCGAAAATGACTCTCCTTTAGGCGGCGTGACTTGAGCCACAGCGATAACGCGACTTCCACGTTTCCATGCGGAAAGCTCTCTCTCGAATCGGCGGGCGGCAGTTGCCCAGACTGCCGGCGGCAAATTCAGCATGGGCATGCCGAACGGCCCGGCCAGCGGTAATCTGCTGATGTCTCCAGAATGGCGTTCAGTGTTATATCGAGCCAGCGGCGATATTGCGAGGAGCCGGAGATCCCGGGTCATCGCCGAATTGGCGACCGCCAGGTTGCGAGCTGCCCCCTTACTGTCCTTTTGCGCACCCAACAAAAGCACTCCACTCAACTTCATACGGCTTGCTGCTACACGTTCTGCAGCCTGAAGAAGCGCGTAGTTCACAATGCCACTGTTGCGTTTGCCCTCCATTGCTGGATACCAAGTAGATAGTCGTGACTCGGACCAAAGCAGATGAAGAAGTCCGAGCAATGTCATGGCTGGTTTGCTCTTCCCTGGTGCTCTATTCAGCGTCGTGCTTTCTCTTTCCTCGGATTTAGGATCCTGAACACGTATGCCCCGGGCCAGGCGTACCCGAATACTGCCATCGTCACCCTCCTCCACCACGCCAGCCGCATACCCTTGCATACCGGAGCGCTCCGGTGCTGGCGCATAGAAGCGACAATCGTTCGAGTGTTCGTGACCTGTTCCGCCGAAACGCGCCAGATGAAAACCGTCGCTCCCCTCACGTCGCTTGATCGAGAGTTTTCGGGCACCGCTGCTTGGGCACTGGCAAGTTGCATGGTTGCCGTAGGCCTTCTCCAGGACGGATTTCCAGGGTACTGCGTACTGCAGTTCTGTTTGGAATTCCGGTGAATAACGTGTCCCAGAGATGAGAATCGGATATCGACGGTTGAGCATGATTTTTTTCTCCTGATAAGGGTCAGGCTATAGCGCGCGGCCGGCTAGCGTAAGTCGCGTCAGCACGATTCGCTAGAATCTGAATATGGAGGTCCACAAGAAATTCGTGTCCACGATCTGGAGTCATGAGTGCAACTCCAAACAGTTCGTTTGCTGCAATGCTTCCGCCGGTCCCGTGAAAGCTTTCTTTTCCCTCTATCATGGAAAATATCCCCTCGAGATAACCTGTCTCAACCGCGTCAGCAGATAAATTCGGATTTGTGAGTCCGAAAACTTTGCCCGTTGGCCACTCCAGGTCCCCAAGTGGGGGAAGGTTCTCCAGTGCCCAGTAGCCGGTGCGTTTGACGGCTCGTGCGAGCTCGTAGTGCTTCTGGTCACTCTGATACCAGCCCCCAACCGAATGGAGCTTTTGCCGTGCCTGATCCAGACGATCAAGCTGTACGGCGCGAATAGAGCGCTCGTATTCAGGAAGGTTGTCAAAGCCATCGATCCAAATCGGGACAATGCGTAGCGCCTCCCAACGCAGTAAACAGCGCATAAGTGATGAGCGACTGCCATTCATGAAGACTTCGCCTGGCTGCACCAATTGGTTGTCGCTGTTGTACAGGCCAACTAGGCAGTTTTGGTGGAGCCAAATATTTCGCTGAATGAAGTCGTAGATTGCTTCAGCATTGTGCAGGAGCGGGTCACTACCGACAGGGCCACTAAGTGTCTGGTGCGAGAGGGTGACCATGTGCCGGTCAATAAAGTACGGCCTCATTTTACCGAGGGCGCAGAGACTACGGATTTTCATTAAGTCGAAGCCTCCTAATTGGGGTTGTGCCGAGATAAAGGAAATTTAGGACATTCGTCCTGTAAATGCCTGTAATTACGTTGTTTTTTGTTTGTTCTATTTGCGGCTTAAGCCAATGCCTAAAGGGCTGTCATCCCGTATCTAGCTATGGCTTGCGCCGCAGTAACGAGCCAGCCGCATTCTCCTCGAAGGCTCTAGCCTCTTCGATATAGCCGTGGACGGTGCTGTCGTGCCGCCAGCCACCCTGACGCTTGATCTCCAGAAAGTCCGCCCCAGCCCGATGGGCGCTGGTGGCCAGTCCACGGCGCAGACTGTGGCTGCTCATCTTGGGCACATACGACAGCCCCGCTGCTTCGGCACGGGCCGACAGGATGGTATTAACGCTACCCTCGTGCAGCGCCACCTCGCCGATCACGCCCCAGCGACTGATGCGCCGGAACAGTGGCCCCTGCTCAATCTGAGCGGCATCCAACCAACACCGTAGCGCCTTTGCCGGGCAGCAGACGCAGTCGCCGAACGGAATCGCCTTGTCCAGTCCCTCGCCCTCCTGATCGGTCTTGGAGCGCGGCAGCGTGATCCGCAGACCTTCCCGCTCCCACTGAAGGTATTGCACCTCCAGCGTGACCAGCTCGCTGCGGCGGAACGCACCGAAGTACCCCACCTGTAGCAATGCGCTGTCACGCAGCGCGGCGAGCCCTTCGAGCGCGTCCAGATGCGTCACGATGAGCTCGAGATCCTCCAGCAGCAGCGCCTTGGCTTTGTGTCGCGGCCGCCCATGGACTCGCTCAATCCCGCGCATGGTCTTGCGGACGGTGGCGCTGGCGGCCGGATCGGGAAAGCCCTGATAGCGGTGCCATTGCGACAGCGCGGTGAGGCGCAGCGCCAGGGTCCGCGGGTTCAACACTACCGCGAAGGCCAGCAGGTAGCGAATCAGCGCCGCTTCATCGCACGGCAGGACGCCGCCCCAGGCCTGAAAGTGGCGGATCGCCGAGCGGTAGGTGCGTCGGGTGTTGTCGGAGGTGGCCGCCGCAAGAAAACGCTGGTGTTGCTGGGCCAACTGCTCGGGCGTGGCAAGCGTACCGGAGGTACGCGCCGGCCCCGCTGGTTCGTCGAGTGGTAGCGAAGGGAGGTTTTCGTCGTGATTGCTGGTCTTCATCCAGAAACGCCTGTTTAGGCCGTGTGTACCGCAGATTATAGGCGCGAACATTGATCGTGAGTATTTAACCCACGATAACTGAGCTTATCGTGGCTTAGCTGGCGGTCTCACCGGGCTTAGCTATTCTGTACTTAAACCGATGTATTACGTTGTCCGTAATACGGTACGAAAAAATCCGAGGTAGTGATGGCCCGTTCTGGCGTCCTTTATGTGCATGTCGCCCAGGCGGCGGCCCGGCTCGTGGCCGCGGGCCACAGCCCGACGATCGACCGCATCCGCGCCGACCTGGGCGGGACCGGCAGCAAAAGCACGATTGCCCCCTTGTTAAAACGCTGGAAAAGCGCGCATCCCGGCACGGTCGCGCAGGCCGAACTGGGATTGCCGGCGGAGCTCGTCCTGGCGGTGAAAGGGGTGTACGAAAAAGTTCAGGCGGATGCGGTCCTGCAAGTCGAGCAGGCTGAGCAGATTCATCAGGCCGCCACCGCGGCATTGCAGGAGCAGTTGCAACAAGCTTTCGTGGAGCACGACGCGTTACTCACCGTTCAGGCGCAACAGGCCCAGGCGTTTATTGAGGCAAACGCGCGCATCCAGGTGCTGGCTGAAACTGTGCACCGTCAGGAGATTGCTCTAGCGAGCCTGGGCAGTGAGAAGCTCGGATTCGAACAGCGCCTGACTGATCGCGCCTGCGAGGTGGCCTCACTGACCCAACAACTGCAGCAAGCGCAGGTGCAATCTGAGCATTACCAGGTATCGGTTGCTCAGCAACGCGCCGACGAGCGCCAGAGCGCTGAACAACGCCACAATCACCTGGAACAAGAATTGAGTGCGCTCCGGCAACGCCTGCTCGCTCAGCAAGCACGTCTGGGCGAGCTGCAAGCTCAGGAACAACGCTTGGCACAAGACAACGATCGCCTACAGAGCGCCCTGCTCACGACCCAGGACTCGCTGACGCAGAGCCGCAGCGCGCATGAGCAGGCAGCGTTTCAGCTCACCGAGCTGAAACGAATCCATCAGGCACTAGAGCAGCATCATGGCGCTAATGAGCAGCGTTTGGCTGAGAAACGGACGAGCCTGGCTGTGACC contains:
- a CDS encoding DUF6988 family protein, with the translated sequence MPLEEMLTRSAVLQAEILRLLEDEPTYPGERFEAAMIACGIALEHAQALRILFEHGSPTTAMSTLRLQFEAHTKAMWMLYAASDLAIQKLMAPLTEESARVANKLPQIGEMMEAIVKKAPVGASSMLIQFKDVSWSAMNSYVHSGIHPLRRHLEGYPTQLVLQVLRNSNGLMTMTGMLAAILTGNDCCIKPMRVIQTQFEDCLPPLNPLAPQV
- a CDS encoding DNA-binding protein, producing the protein MARSGVLYVHVAQAAARLVAAGHSPTIDRIRADLGGTGSKSTIAPLLKRWKSAHPGTVAQAELGLPAELVLAVKGVYEKVQADAVLQVEQAEQIHQAATAALQEQLQQAFVEHDALLTVQAQQAQAFIEANARIQVLAETVHRQEIALASLGSEKLGFEQRLTDRACEVASLTQQLQQAQVQSEHYQVSVAQQRADERQSAEQRHNHLEQELSALRQRLLAQQARLGELQAQEQRLAQDNDRLQSALLTTQDSLTQSRSAHEQAAFQLTELKRIHQALEQHHGANEQRLAEKRTSLAVTEKERSLLAERLTRAETQLTEVTTDKQLLLQEKAVLSSQLAEFRAQP
- a CDS encoding HNH endonuclease signature motif containing protein, which codes for MSKGNRLFRGPESHAAEKLSRDALAPFLKDRGYVVIDDKRIQTGVATQQFIVTRTPDGQVLSMRVRLCWRRDGRNPNEKNYSAAQLAAHLRSGGWDATLEHITTRDTKRGLTHNLLLQRDGGAIIFAALIPIESLHDIWNRQREVSDDLQRRGLKGRARKNHAQNGTSPTLWLQDDRTPDGHEVADALWQWPGVIDLAQLTPHAVRPVLVDDTYDDCPTPDYSTLGRDEGERVPVLRSEVRRDPHVRRAVLERAGFACERESCGKSRDFPGFLDVHHILGAEKSDRVYNCVALCPCCHREAHYAPYADDLNMQLLTYAKRFG
- a CDS encoding DNA replication terminus site-binding protein, producing the protein MTQSIVLAFERLTAAVTALNAKWPSLVVAGRAWRIPLLSEQKTPSNIAVQSITGMEAITAAITAFGEFERDLGQAPGTVMRLPGYFVLSGSVLEEGRAVNRCKTALMEAIEAERELRNVAVSRRSHIMRQALGKNFSLNQLKRAIQVFDAAPRQITFTWAGHTSGKERVTVAHARELLLEEAHERSMATGEPVESSPQWVDLRSIANMAETDLLDVPKQIAPHPRAMLWFSESSRYDAMLHANLPFFVLDGQSVARVVSLKNFDRDLRSARRFDMKQRTPALPGGRFFVAAPEDECGDPKSDAVDAVTSTYRESIRTKPAD
- a CDS encoding site-specific integrase, with translation MKTSNHDENLPSLPLDEPAGPARTSGTLATPEQLAQQHQRFLAAATSDNTRRTYRSAIRHFQAWGGVLPCDEAALIRYLLAFAVVLNPRTLALRLTALSQWHRYQGFPDPAASATVRKTMRGIERVHGRPRHKAKALLLEDLELIVTHLDALEGLAALRDSALLQVGYFGAFRRSELVTLEVQYLQWEREGLRITLPRSKTDQEGEGLDKAIPFGDCVCCPAKALRCWLDAAQIEQGPLFRRISRWGVIGEVALHEGSVNTILSARAEAAGLSYVPKMSSHSLRRGLATSAHRAGADFLEIKRQGGWRHDSTVHGYIEEARAFEENAAGSLLRRKP
- a CDS encoding DUF1173 family protein, which codes for MLNRRYPILISGTRYSPEFQTELQYAVPWKSVLEKAYGNHATCQCPSSGARKLSIKRREGSDGFHLARFGGTGHEHSNDCRFYAPAPERSGMQGYAAGVVEEGDDGSIRVRLARGIRVQDPKSEERESTTLNRAPGKSKPAMTLLGLLHLLWSESRLSTWYPAMEGKRNSGIVNYALLQAAERVAASRMKLSGVLLLGAQKDSKGAARNLAVANSAMTRDLRLLAISPLARYNTERHSGDISRLPLAGPFGMPMLNLPPAVWATAARRFERELSAWKRGSRVIAVAQVTPPKGESFSRVDVVEVALMQVTERWIPVDSDYEAVIESKLHASGRSFDKPLRYDADESEVFPDFWLLDTGKDLPLEVFGMSTPVYLERKAIKTAWYNQEYGDAGWWSWNAAADPKGKDIPPFPPKA